A region of the Anaerolineae bacterium genome:
AAATTCTCCAGGTTTTCCTTCTCTTCGGGCCGGTTACTGCCCCCGGCCAGCAACTTGATCAGCCGCTCTTTTTCCGCTTCACGCAGTAAATCCCGGTATTGTTCTCGCTTTAGTTCATAATCATGGGCAATAAACATTTGGGCCTCCTTAAAAAATACATCTTTCCGTCAACTTTACTGCCTATAGTATAACCGGCCGCCGTCTCGTGATGGCCTCAAAAAACGTCCCAAAAAGCGTCTCAGAACAGATTTCATTGCTATTTTGCCGATTTTTAGTAAAATTACTGGCGAGGAGGAATTGTGTTATGGCCCATTTGGCGCTGTTTTTATTTGGCTCGCCCCGGCTGGAACTCAACGGGACGACCATTGAAATAGCCCGTCGCAAGGCTATGGCCCTTATTGCTTATCTGGCCGTAACCGGGCAGGAACACAGCCGGGATACGCTGGCCACCCTACTCTGGCCGGACTACGACCAAACCCGCGCCCGTGGCGCGCTGCGCCGCACCCTCTCGGTTTTGAATAAGGCGCTGGGCGGCGACTGGCTGGAAACAAGCCGGGAAACCATTACCCTGGCCCATACGCCTGACCTGTGGCTTGATGTGGCCCAGTTCCGCCAGCAGTTGGCCGCGTGCCAGGCGCACAATCACCTCTCGTCTGAGATATGTTCCGCCTGTCTTTCGGCCCTCACCCAAGCGGCCGCCCTTTACCGTGACGATTTTCTGGCCGGATTTACCCTCCGTGATAGCCCTACTTTTGATGATTGGCAATTTTTTCAGGCCGAAGAGCTGCGGCGTGAATTGGCCGGGTGTCTGGAACGACTGGCCCACTATCACCACACCCAGACAGAAGATGAGTTGGCCATCACCTATGCTCGCCGCTGGCTTGAGCTTGATCCGCTCCACGAACCTGCCCATCAACTTTTGATGCAGTTGTATGCCTATACCGATCAGCGGGCGGCGGCTCTGCGCCAATACCAGGAATGTGTCCGCATTTTTGAAGAAGAACTGGCGGCTCAACCTTCAGCAGAAACCACAGCTCTGTATGAACGTATCCGCACCGGCAATTTGTCCAGAAAAAAGGAGACTCTTCCCCGGGCGCGGCAGGAGAAAAGGCCCACTTCTGCACCTCCGCCCCCTACCGCCTCTGCCCCTTTAACTCCACCTCCATTCCTATCCGCAACGCCGCCCCGGCCCAGTCCATTGGCCCCGTTTGTGGCCCGTGAAGGTGAGCTGGCTCAAATGAGCGACTATCTTAAATTGGCTCTGGTTGGTCAAGGCCAGGTTGTCTTTATCACGGGCGAAGCGGGCAGCGGCAAAACAGCCCTCATCCAAGAGTTTGCCCGGCGCGCCCAGGAAACCACCCCCAATCTGCTTGTCACCCCAGGCAATTGTAATGCCCACATCGGCTCCGGCGATCCCTATCGGCCTTTCCGCGAGATCCTGGGGCTGCTCACGGGCGATATAGAACCCAAGTGGAACCAGGGCGCCATTACCCCGGAAAATGCCGGTCGCCTGTGGAATCTATTCCCCGCCTCCGTGCAGGCTCTGCTGGAATTTGGCCCGGATTTAATTGACACCTTCATTCCCCGGCTAACCCTGTCCAGCCGGGTGCAGTTCATACCCGGGCCTGATAGTTGGAAAAAGTTAATAGAGGATAAAAATGGAGGAAACGGGACGGCCAACATTGCGCAAAATGACCTCTTTGAGCAATTTACTCACGTGATCCAGGCCCTGGCCAAACAACAACCGCTGCTGCTGGTGATTGACGA
Encoded here:
- a CDS encoding AAA family ATPase yields the protein MAHLALFLFGSPRLELNGTTIEIARRKAMALIAYLAVTGQEHSRDTLATLLWPDYDQTRARGALRRTLSVLNKALGGDWLETSRETITLAHTPDLWLDVAQFRQQLAACQAHNHLSSEICSACLSALTQAAALYRDDFLAGFTLRDSPTFDDWQFFQAEELRRELAGCLERLAHYHHTQTEDELAITYARRWLELDPLHEPAHQLLMQLYAYTDQRAAALRQYQECVRIFEEELAAQPSAETTALYERIRTGNLSRKKETLPRARQEKRPTSAPPPPTASAPLTPPPFLSATPPRPSPLAPFVAREGELAQMSDYLKLALVGQGQVVFITGEAGSGKTALIQEFARRAQETTPNLLVTPGNCNAHIGSGDPYRPFREILGLLTGDIEPKWNQGAITPENAGRLWNLFPASVQALLEFGPDLIDTFIPRLTLSSRVQFIPGPDSWKKLIEDKNGGNGTANIAQNDLFEQFTHVIQALAKQQPLLLVIDDTQWADAASINLLFHLGRQITSNHILMVITYRSDDVALGRNGERHPLESVINELKRVYGDVQIDLDQSTGPQFVEALLDTQANQLAAEFRTALYRQTQGHPLFTVELLWAMQQRGDLVRNAQGQWVEGPKLNWASLPARVEAILKERLDRLADNLRHLLAVASVEGDRFTAQVIARVQGINERQLLQALSLELETRHRLIQAQGEVEVGSRFLSRYRFTHTLFQQYLYNHLGAGERRLLHHDIAGALEALYADQTGKITIQLAHHYTRAGQADKAIDYLLQAGDRARNLYA